A single Natranaerobius thermophilus JW/NM-WN-LF DNA region contains:
- a CDS encoding flagellar protein FlaG, which yields MRVNETDAVSKVKGLDNLDRGGASGANKKLKSSNEVLENKLGQDQLAPEERREDLNQDKVKKALEEFEELNKFIDKGFDFHVHEKTDKIWVEVIDREQDEVIREIPPEKILDIIAGLKEVVGLIVDEEA from the coding sequence GTGAGAGTCAATGAAACAGACGCTGTTTCTAAAGTTAAGGGCTTAGACAACCTGGACCGGGGGGGAGCTTCCGGCGCAAACAAGAAATTAAAATCCTCAAATGAAGTTTTGGAAAACAAATTAGGTCAGGACCAGCTAGCTCCAGAAGAGCGCCGGGAAGATCTAAACCAGGACAAGGTAAAAAAAGCACTGGAGGAGTTTGAAGAACTAAATAAATTCATTGATAAGGGATTTGATTTCCATGTACATGAAAAAACTGATAAAATATGGGTAGAAGTTATAGACCGGGAGCAAGATGAAGTGATCAGAGAGATTCCCCCGGAAAAGATCCTGGATATAATAGCAGGACTTAAGGAGGTTGTTGGCCTCATTGTAGATGAAGAGGCCTGA
- the fliD gene encoding flagellar filament capping protein FliD gives MRLGGISSGFDTHGLVERLMEIERQPIQRMEKEIEQLESTKEEWRELNKTLQSFMDELSSLQDKDLYFSMEAESSHEDISVTAERDVMARTYDLEVSQIARAHRISSGPIESIQDLDDVDEPLELEGDLELYLGDEEEPYTIEIESEDSLADIRDKINDGDLKETGDEELDNRELPLEAQIIGDRLVIEAEQTGESHSITKIGGSENVWGQDGLNLWNAEEDYFSNEIDKAQDAKFQINGLDFENESNTIDHIIDGVTIDIGAISADQELPVSSLISIELDDNKAEEEISEFVESYNEIFSKLQDKGRITLADDEIDRGPLQGDSLLRNLTRNFRTRVTDPINAEGLGLKNDRLVLSQFGIEIDRYGEMTFDKDRFKEAQDESVSQVYEAFGGEHGIGARLQNYLEGLSFSEGAREADMRETAIGNRKLTLDRQIDRNEDRMDQMERRLESREDHLWSQFSRMEQALNNVYSEGNWLQHQYMHMSSR, from the coding sequence ATGAGGCTTGGCGGAATTAGCAGTGGGTTCGATACCCACGGGCTAGTAGAGCGTTTAATGGAAATTGAACGTCAACCCATCCAGCGGATGGAAAAGGAAATTGAACAATTGGAATCTACCAAGGAAGAATGGCGTGAGCTCAATAAAACACTTCAGTCCTTTATGGATGAACTGTCTTCTTTACAGGATAAGGATTTGTATTTTTCCATGGAGGCAGAATCAAGCCATGAGGATATCTCTGTCACAGCAGAACGAGATGTCATGGCCAGAACCTATGACCTGGAAGTGAGCCAAATCGCCAGGGCCCATAGGATTTCTTCCGGGCCCATAGAGTCAATCCAAGATCTAGATGATGTAGATGAACCCCTTGAACTTGAAGGAGACCTGGAGCTTTATCTGGGTGATGAAGAAGAACCCTACACCATCGAAATAGAATCCGAAGACAGCCTGGCAGATATCAGGGATAAAATCAATGACGGTGATCTAAAAGAAACCGGAGACGAAGAGTTGGATAACAGGGAACTACCCTTAGAAGCCCAGATCATTGGTGATCGGCTAGTTATAGAGGCAGAACAAACGGGAGAAAGTCACAGCATTACAAAGATCGGTGGTAGTGAAAATGTTTGGGGTCAGGATGGCCTGAATCTGTGGAATGCGGAAGAAGATTATTTCAGTAATGAAATTGACAAAGCCCAAGATGCCAAGTTCCAAATTAATGGATTGGATTTTGAAAATGAATCCAACACCATTGACCATATCATTGATGGTGTCACCATAGATATCGGTGCTATCTCAGCGGATCAGGAACTACCGGTCAGTTCCCTGATTTCCATTGAATTGGACGACAACAAGGCCGAAGAAGAGATTTCCGAATTTGTCGAGAGCTACAATGAAATCTTTAGTAAATTACAAGACAAAGGGCGCATTACTTTAGCAGATGATGAGATCGACAGAGGCCCCCTACAGGGAGATTCCCTTTTGAGAAATTTGACCAGAAACTTCCGTACAAGGGTGACAGATCCCATTAATGCAGAGGGGTTAGGACTCAAAAATGATCGCTTGGTTTTGAGTCAATTTGGTATTGAGATCGATCGCTACGGTGAAATGACCTTTGACAAGGATAGATTTAAAGAAGCACAGGATGAAAGCGTGAGCCAGGTGTACGAGGCCTTTGGTGGCGAACATGGCATTGGTGCCAGATTGCAAAATTATCTGGAAGGGCTTAGCTTTTCCGAAGGGGCCAGGGAAGCTGATATGAGAGAAACAGCCATTGGCAACAGAAAGCTGACCTTGGATAGACAGATAGATCGCAACGAGGACAGAATGGATCAGATGGAAAGGCGCCTGGAGAGCCGGGAAGATCACTTGTGGAGTCAGTTTTCCCGGATGGAACAAGCACTGAACAATGTCTACAGTGAAGGCAACTGGCTGCAGCACCAATATATGCACATGTCTTCTCGCTAA
- the hpf gene encoding ribosome hibernation-promoting factor, HPF/YfiA family — protein MKLTISGKNIDVTNALKEHIQRRFAKLDKHFDDTVEAQVTLSVIKDNHNVEATMFLNGGMLVRGEQSTGDMYASVDQVIDKVERQIKKHKTKINRKLRQSGGSLLKEGAESTEEGKDPEIVKTKRFAIKPMTPEEAVLQMELIGHDFFVFRNAETEEVNVVYRRKDGNYGQIEPEV, from the coding sequence TTGAAACTGACAATTAGTGGTAAGAACATTGACGTTACAAACGCATTAAAAGAACACATTCAGAGAAGGTTTGCAAAGCTTGACAAGCACTTTGACGACACAGTGGAGGCCCAGGTCACCTTGAGTGTAATTAAAGACAACCACAATGTCGAGGCCACCATGTTTTTGAATGGAGGGATGCTTGTCCGGGGTGAACAAAGTACCGGAGATATGTACGCTTCTGTCGATCAAGTTATCGACAAGGTAGAGCGTCAGATCAAAAAGCATAAAACTAAAATTAACAGGAAGTTACGCCAGTCTGGTGGCAGCCTGCTGAAAGAGGGTGCCGAGTCAACAGAAGAAGGCAAGGATCCTGAAATTGTTAAAACCAAGCGTTTTGCCATTAAGCCCATGACACCTGAAGAAGCTGTACTACAAATGGAATTGATCGGCCACGACTTCTTCGTATTCAGAAATGCAGAAACTGAAGAAGTCAATGTAGTCTATAGACGTAAAGATGGAAATTACGGTCAGATAGAACCTGAAGTATAA
- a CDS encoding sensor domain-containing diguanylate cyclase/phosphohydrolase produces MAGKEDKFMGDGGFTGKDENLDSRNYQELYWVHKSYYEQLFKHMPDGIALVDQDNKVIDVNPVFEKIFGYDKDEIIGENLDCMITTPELSKEAETLSSMAQKGMVVNRSSQRIRKDGKPVFVKITGMPLVINDKMAGGFGIYQDITEEKLAKERLEYLNNRDKLTGTYHRQYVENMIYELEKNNVPVSFILGDINDLKLVNEVFGHLEGNKVLQRTVRILKSVLPHDAIISRWSGDEFLIVLTETGELEVQQWLKKLREAFEWENINKRDKFPVILSFGYATRIGDGRPVREVLKKADDRMQRQKSLSSRRLKGASVEFLKRMMPEKCSETVEHTTRMKHIARMMGEALYLSEAALDELELIASLHDIGKIAVPENILLKEGPLDEEEWHEIKKHPEIGCRIAQSMEELRPVAEGILYHHEWINGRGYPTGLQGREIPLVARVISIVDAYEVMTRGRPYKGPVTPQNAREELKNSAGTQFDPDLVELFSEEIFPKIKEKF; encoded by the coding sequence TTGGCGGGAAAGGAAGATAAGTTTATGGGAGATGGTGGCTTTACTGGCAAAGATGAAAATTTGGATAGTAGGAATTATCAGGAGCTTTACTGGGTACACAAAAGCTATTATGAACAGCTCTTTAAGCATATGCCCGATGGTATTGCTCTGGTAGATCAAGACAATAAAGTGATAGATGTCAATCCAGTCTTTGAAAAAATTTTTGGTTATGATAAAGATGAAATTATTGGTGAAAATTTAGATTGTATGATTACCACACCAGAACTTTCTAAGGAAGCCGAAACCCTATCAAGTATGGCCCAAAAAGGCATGGTGGTTAACCGATCCAGTCAGAGGATAAGAAAGGACGGTAAACCAGTATTTGTGAAAATTACAGGTATGCCATTAGTTATCAATGATAAAATGGCAGGAGGTTTTGGAATTTATCAGGATATCACCGAGGAAAAGCTGGCCAAGGAACGTTTGGAATACTTAAATAATAGGGACAAGCTCACAGGTACTTATCACCGTCAGTATGTGGAGAATATGATCTATGAGCTAGAGAAAAACAATGTTCCCGTAAGTTTTATTTTAGGTGATATCAATGACTTGAAACTGGTAAATGAGGTCTTCGGTCACCTGGAAGGGAATAAGGTCTTGCAAAGGACTGTTAGGATCTTAAAATCCGTACTTCCTCATGACGCCATTATATCCAGGTGGAGTGGTGACGAGTTCTTAATAGTACTTACTGAAACGGGTGAATTAGAAGTTCAGCAGTGGCTCAAAAAACTTCGAGAGGCCTTTGAATGGGAAAATATAAATAAAAGGGACAAGTTTCCCGTGATTTTATCCTTTGGATATGCAACCCGGATTGGTGATGGTAGACCTGTTCGGGAAGTACTCAAAAAGGCCGATGACAGGATGCAGCGCCAGAAATCTTTGAGCAGTCGCAGATTGAAAGGTGCTTCTGTAGAATTTCTCAAGCGCATGATGCCTGAGAAATGTTCGGAAACTGTAGAACATACTACTAGAATGAAACATATAGCCAGGATGATGGGAGAGGCCCTATATCTTTCTGAAGCTGCCTTGGATGAGTTAGAACTAATTGCATCCTTACACGATATTGGTAAAATTGCCGTCCCGGAGAACATTTTATTGAAGGAAGGCCCCCTTGATGAAGAAGAATGGCATGAAATCAAGAAACATCCAGAAATCGGATGTCGAATTGCCCAGTCCATGGAAGAACTTCGGCCAGTAGCCGAAGGTATTTTGTACCATCACGAATGGATTAACGGCAGGGGTTATCCCACAGGCCTTCAAGGTAGGGAGATTCCCCTGGTGGCCCGGGTGATTTCCATTGTGGATGCCTATGAAGTCATGACCAGGGGTAGGCCCTATAAGGGTCCGGTAACGCCCCAAAATGCCAGGGAAGAGCTAAAAAATTCTGCCGGAACCCAGTTTGACCCGGATTTGGTAGAACTCTTTTCTGAAGAGATCTTTCCAAAAATAAAGGAAAAATTTTAA
- the fliS gene encoding flagellar export chaperone FliS: MYGQNPYNNYKETQIKTASSEKLLLMLFDGGLKFMKQAKGHLENKELKQANEKLKRAQSIVAELMNSLDTNQGEVATNLWRLYDFMLNELIQANIKKDTEKIDQVMKMMRELRQTFDEASKSAGSGKNVKTQAGGIVGKA, translated from the coding sequence TTGTACGGGCAAAATCCTTATAACAACTACAAGGAAACTCAAATTAAGACGGCAAGCTCTGAAAAGCTTTTACTGATGCTTTTCGACGGGGGGCTTAAGTTCATGAAACAGGCCAAAGGTCACTTGGAAAATAAAGAATTGAAACAGGCCAATGAAAAACTAAAAAGAGCCCAATCCATAGTGGCTGAACTCATGAACTCTTTAGATACTAATCAGGGAGAGGTAGCTACTAATCTATGGAGACTATATGATTTCATGCTCAACGAACTCATCCAGGCCAATATCAAAAAGGATACCGAGAAAATCGATCAGGTGATGAAGATGATGAGAGAACTGCGCCAGACCTTTGATGAGGCCTCTAAGAGTGCGGGTTCCGGCAAAAATGTTAAGACTCAGGCAGGTGGCATAGTTGGAAAAGCTTAA
- the fliD gene encoding flagellar filament capping protein FliD → MRLGGLATGFDTENLVKQLAELERQPIQRHEQDIQEIEGVKDAWRNVNKLLSGVSDELSGLQSEDTFQGMEASSTNENIEVSADNQAVEADYAFEIQQKAQNQRLASLDTINNVENEDGHKGTLTFDFGDEEFDIKVDESDTIQDIADKINNNEIENNDDKTIPMGATVIAGEYLEFNIDEGYELENIEADNEEKADNDGDSDLLGWLQLDADIKNDDEENNDVNEDDREVLQVQESQNAKVIVNGIQGIESSTNEIEIADGVEVDISAATESDMEIQETISISQDTETLINNVESFEENYNEAISAIEDKTDVTVLEDDTQEGEEEVQSGVLQGDSTLNNITNNLRRAITDPVDVSDQDIEVDGNEVDELVPAHFGIEIGGDTVAGGSYSGADANELTIDYDRLEEQLQENPEAVQALFANDGEGGGEGIAVRMEEYLDGVVYDGELDSTGLRNQTQDQNQSVIENRLTTEANEIERTESRIDTIEDRAEMREEQLWSQFTAMEEGIQSAQAESQSLMQAMGGGMGGMMM, encoded by the coding sequence TTGCGACTTGGAGGATTAGCAACAGGTTTTGATACAGAAAACCTGGTAAAACAGCTAGCAGAATTAGAAAGACAACCTATTCAGCGCCACGAACAGGATATCCAAGAGATAGAAGGAGTTAAAGACGCATGGCGAAATGTCAATAAACTGTTATCGGGAGTTAGTGATGAACTCTCTGGACTTCAGAGTGAAGATACCTTTCAAGGTATGGAAGCCAGCTCTACTAATGAAAATATTGAAGTTTCCGCTGACAATCAAGCAGTAGAAGCAGATTATGCATTTGAAATACAGCAAAAAGCCCAAAATCAAAGACTGGCTTCACTAGACACTATAAACAATGTGGAAAATGAAGATGGTCACAAAGGTACTCTGACCTTTGATTTTGGTGATGAAGAATTTGATATTAAAGTGGACGAATCAGACACCATTCAGGACATCGCTGATAAAATCAATAACAATGAGATAGAAAATAATGACGATAAAACCATTCCCATGGGTGCTACCGTCATAGCTGGTGAATACTTAGAGTTTAACATCGATGAAGGATATGAACTAGAAAATATTGAGGCAGACAATGAGGAAAAGGCAGACAATGATGGAGACAGTGACTTATTAGGCTGGCTGCAACTAGATGCTGATATAAAGAACGATGATGAAGAAAATAATGATGTTAATGAAGATGATAGAGAAGTACTGCAAGTGCAAGAAAGCCAAAATGCCAAAGTCATAGTAAACGGCATTCAAGGTATTGAATCTTCCACTAATGAAATAGAGATCGCCGATGGTGTGGAAGTAGATATTTCTGCAGCTACTGAGAGTGATATGGAGATTCAAGAAACCATTTCCATATCTCAAGATACCGAGACTCTTATCAATAATGTAGAAAGCTTTGAAGAAAACTACAACGAAGCTATCAGTGCAATTGAAGACAAAACTGATGTTACAGTACTTGAAGATGATACCCAAGAGGGTGAAGAAGAAGTTCAGTCCGGTGTTTTACAGGGAGATAGTACCCTTAACAATATTACCAATAATCTCAGAAGAGCTATTACAGATCCGGTAGATGTCAGTGATCAAGATATAGAAGTTGATGGTAATGAAGTAGATGAATTAGTTCCTGCACACTTCGGTATTGAAATTGGCGGTGACACTGTAGCTGGTGGCTCTTACAGCGGAGCTGATGCCAACGAGCTCACTATCGATTACGATAGATTAGAAGAACAGCTCCAGGAAAATCCCGAAGCAGTACAAGCTCTATTCGCCAATGACGGCGAAGGCGGCGGAGAAGGAATAGCCGTTCGCATGGAAGAGTACTTGGATGGCGTGGTTTACGACGGTGAACTGGACTCTACTGGACTTCGAAATCAAACCCAAGACCAGAATCAAAGTGTTATCGAGAACCGGCTTACCACCGAAGCCAATGAAATTGAACGCACTGAAAGCAGAATAGATACTATTGAAGACCGGGCGGAAATGCGTGAAGAACAACTTTGGTCACAATTCACAGCTATGGAAGAAGGAATACAAAGCGCTCAGGCTGAATCACAGTCTCTAATGCAGGCTATGGGAGGCGGTATGGGCGGAATGATGATGTAA
- a CDS encoding P1 family peptidase yields the protein MSIKSCSITELTDFKFGHAQDFQAATGVTVITTTEGQGVTAGVDVRGSAPGTRETDLLDPTNLVEEVHGIFLAGGSAFGLEAAGGIMKYLEESGVGVPTGYAKVPIVPGAILFDLGIGDPRTRPDANMGYQAAKNAANSNPQEGNYGCGTGATIGKFAGEAHAMKAGVGVSAFRTGDLIVASLVAVNCFGEVIDPETGQIIGGAYDSSTYQFIRAREVLGHDSESDKENSNSADNGKDQGNSHGDSERDSGGYNDDNDDGERSIFSRNNTTIGVVVTNAQLTKAAATKVSQMAHSGISRTTRPAHSMLDGDALFTMASGRVTSDLTLIGELAALSVEKSIINGVTKAQSSHNLPAHNDIFF from the coding sequence TTGTCTATAAAGAGCTGTAGTATTACGGAACTGACAGATTTTAAATTTGGTCATGCCCAAGATTTTCAGGCAGCCACGGGTGTAACCGTAATTACCACTACAGAAGGTCAGGGAGTTACGGCCGGGGTAGATGTCAGGGGTAGCGCCCCGGGCACTAGAGAAACAGATCTACTAGACCCCACTAACCTGGTGGAAGAAGTTCACGGCATTTTTCTTGCCGGAGGCAGTGCCTTTGGATTAGAAGCAGCAGGTGGTATCATGAAGTACTTAGAAGAATCGGGTGTGGGTGTTCCCACAGGTTATGCCAAAGTTCCCATAGTCCCAGGTGCAATTTTGTTTGACCTGGGAATCGGCGATCCCCGGACTCGTCCCGATGCCAATATGGGCTATCAGGCCGCAAAAAATGCCGCCAACTCAAATCCCCAGGAAGGTAATTACGGCTGTGGAACGGGAGCCACTATCGGCAAGTTTGCCGGTGAAGCCCATGCCATGAAAGCAGGGGTCGGCGTATCCGCCTTTAGAACGGGAGATTTGATCGTGGCTAGTTTGGTAGCAGTTAACTGCTTTGGTGAAGTTATAGACCCGGAAACCGGTCAGATAATAGGTGGAGCTTATGATAGCAGTACCTATCAGTTTATAAGGGCCAGGGAAGTCCTGGGCCACGACAGTGAAAGTGATAAGGAAAACAGTAATAGTGCTGACAATGGTAAAGATCAAGGTAATAGCCACGGTGACAGTGAACGCGATAGCGGCGGTTACAATGACGATAACGATGATGGTGAAAGAAGTATCTTCTCTCGCAATAATACCACTATCGGAGTCGTTGTGACCAATGCCCAGCTAACTAAAGCAGCTGCTACCAAGGTAAGCCAAATGGCCCACAGCGGCATCTCCCGCACTACCAGACCCGCTCATTCCATGCTGGATGGTGACGCTTTATTTACCATGGCTTCCGGTCGTGTAACTTCTGATTTGACTCTCATCGGTGAACTGGCCGCCCTGTCCGTGGAAAAATCTATCATTAATGGTGTAACCAAAGCCCAGTCCAGCCATAATTTACCCGCTCACAATGATATATTTTTTTAG
- a CDS encoding cold shock domain-containing protein, whose translation MQGKVKWFNADRGYGFIERDGGDDVFVHYSAIQEEGFKTLEDGQDVEFEIVEGPRGPQAANVVKL comes from the coding sequence ATGCAAGGTAAAGTTAAGTGGTTCAACGCAGACAGAGGTTATGGATTTATCGAGAGAGACGGTGGAGATGACGTTTTTGTACATTATAGTGCCATTCAAGAAGAAGGTTTCAAAACACTAGAAGATGGCCAAGATGTAGAATTTGAAATTGTTGAAGGACCTCGAGGTCCTCAAGCGGCTAATGTAGTTAAGCTATAA
- a CDS encoding flagellin has protein sequence MRINTNIEALNAHRNLEQTNQNMQKNLERLSSGQRINRAADDAAGLSISEKMRGQVSGLDQAVRNAQDSISLIQTAEGALEESHSILQRMRELAVQSANDTNIDADRGEIQEEIDQLAEELHRIEETTEFNTQNLVDGDFAGTFHIGANEGQNLQLNIDNMGASELGVGEEYTATNDEADLDEIAVADGETYEVVELDETLDGVFDGNGDAHYGLVNNEGEYVALADDEAQEFEFLDDAEADLDEIGSDEVSDESVDFGNTVDRGSVTIEENDEGEIEATARMGIEVDEQESADEAITDIDNAIDTVSSQRSELGALQNRLEHTINNLSVASENLSAAESRIRDVDMAEEMMDFSTQQVLEEAGTAMMAQANMQPQSVLQLLQ, from the coding sequence ATGAGAATTAACACGAACATTGAAGCGTTGAATGCTCACCGCAACTTAGAGCAAACTAATCAAAACATGCAGAAAAACCTAGAAAGATTGTCAAGTGGACAACGAATCAACAGAGCCGCTGATGATGCAGCAGGTCTAAGCATTTCAGAAAAAATGAGAGGTCAGGTAAGTGGTCTTGATCAGGCAGTAAGAAACGCTCAGGACAGTATCAGCTTAATCCAAACTGCAGAAGGTGCTCTAGAAGAATCCCATAGTATACTGCAGAGAATGAGAGAGCTAGCTGTACAATCAGCTAACGACACAAATATCGATGCAGACAGAGGGGAAATTCAAGAGGAAATTGATCAACTTGCAGAAGAATTACACAGAATCGAAGAAACCACAGAATTTAACACACAAAATCTAGTTGACGGTGATTTTGCTGGAACTTTCCATATCGGTGCAAATGAGGGTCAAAACTTACAATTGAACATTGATAATATGGGAGCGTCAGAATTAGGTGTTGGTGAAGAATATACTGCTACTAATGATGAGGCGGATTTAGATGAAATAGCTGTTGCTGATGGTGAAACCTATGAAGTTGTTGAACTTGATGAAACACTAGATGGGGTATTTGATGGGAATGGAGATGCTCACTACGGACTAGTCAATAATGAAGGAGAATATGTAGCACTAGCTGATGATGAAGCACAAGAATTTGAATTTCTCGATGATGCAGAAGCAGATTTAGACGAAATTGGAAGTGACGAAGTTTCAGACGAATCTGTTGATTTCGGAAACACAGTAGACCGCGGTAGTGTAACTATAGAAGAAAATGATGAAGGGGAGATAGAAGCTACAGCAAGAATGGGAATAGAAGTAGATGAACAAGAATCAGCTGATGAAGCAATCACTGATATAGATAACGCTATAGATACAGTATCTTCCCAGCGTTCTGAACTGGGAGCTCTTCAGAACAGATTAGAGCACACTATCAACAACTTAAGTGTAGCTTCTGAAAACTTATCTGCTGCAGAATCCAGAATCAGAGACGTTGACATGGCAGAAGAAATGATGGACTTCTCAACTCAGCAGGTACTTGAAGAAGCAGGTACAGCTATGATGGCTCAGGCCAACATGCAGCCTCAATCAGTTCTTCAGCTTCTTCAGTAA
- the csrA gene encoding carbon storage regulator CsrA: MLVLTRKQNESIMIGDDIEITVVGTEGDKVRLGIKAPKDVEIHRAEVYQKIQEENVKASQVSENVLDKLSDALQKKNK, translated from the coding sequence ATGCTTGTACTCACTAGAAAGCAAAACGAATCCATTATGATAGGTGATGACATAGAAATTACGGTAGTGGGTACAGAAGGAGACAAAGTGCGCCTGGGTATCAAAGCCCCCAAAGATGTGGAAATTCACAGGGCAGAAGTATATCAAAAGATCCAGGAGGAGAATGTGAAAGCTTCCCAGGTTTCAGAAAATGTGTTGGATAAACTGTCCGATGCACTGCAAAAGAAAAATAAATGA
- a CDS encoding YheC/YheD family protein, with product MLIGIYHGKKSPFDVQRYEILYTLTARAKMEGDEIIIFDNSGVDLENETICGHVRKDGIWIKEKTLFPEVIINVSPPSAKDRTEIEKSLRKKIPFTKNLIHDKLGFYVLMNKTGKYTKYLIPTKKVDSIKTIEEFINNYQTVIIKPSKGRQGKGVIYIEKKKDHYLLIKDQGKKHLHKKEFIKFANKLIAKKYLVQKYVYCRTEEGFPFDFRIVTQRDGKGNWVLATSYARIGKDRSLVTANISRGGMVANFKHTLIKELGLKKADKYEEYIQQLALNISKHVNKLYKHEIDELGVDIAVDNNENIWLFEVNTGPSNSTIQWETTPNKLAYAKYLAYLNRINKLKKVDKIISNIVKGLVQIEDDLENGNLEKAVNLTPSLLKGFSSIDRTIMSFTTEPNTNIYDSTNKIREGFSNLVYAYENSNLANAKETVDYQLVPNFQELSSKIQEILRENEHC from the coding sequence TTGTTAATAGGTATCTATCATGGTAAAAAATCTCCTTTTGATGTTCAAAGGTACGAAATATTATATACCTTAACTGCAAGGGCTAAAATGGAAGGCGATGAAATCATAATTTTTGATAATAGTGGTGTGGATTTGGAAAATGAAACAATTTGCGGTCATGTAAGGAAAGATGGTATCTGGATAAAAGAGAAAACTTTGTTTCCAGAAGTTATTATTAATGTCTCACCACCTTCTGCAAAAGATCGTACTGAGATTGAGAAATCGTTAAGGAAAAAGATTCCTTTCACTAAAAATTTAATACATGATAAACTCGGCTTCTATGTATTAATGAATAAAACAGGAAAATACACTAAATACTTAATACCCACCAAAAAAGTAGACAGTATAAAAACAATTGAAGAATTTATAAATAATTATCAAACAGTGATAATAAAACCCTCTAAAGGGAGACAGGGAAAAGGTGTCATATATATTGAAAAGAAAAAAGACCATTACTTACTTATAAAGGACCAAGGAAAAAAACACTTACACAAAAAAGAATTCATAAAATTTGCGAATAAATTAATAGCTAAAAAATACTTAGTTCAGAAGTATGTATATTGTAGAACAGAAGAAGGGTTCCCTTTTGACTTTAGAATTGTAACTCAACGAGATGGAAAAGGCAACTGGGTTTTGGCCACCTCTTATGCCAGAATAGGAAAGGATAGGAGTTTAGTGACAGCTAATATCAGTAGAGGTGGAATGGTTGCCAACTTCAAACATACACTAATTAAAGAATTGGGATTAAAAAAAGCTGATAAATATGAAGAATATATACAACAATTAGCTTTAAATATATCAAAACATGTAAACAAATTATATAAACATGAAATAGATGAACTGGGAGTTGATATTGCTGTAGATAATAATGAAAATATATGGTTATTTGAAGTTAATACAGGACCTAGTAATTCAACAATTCAATGGGAGACAACTCCGAATAAATTAGCTTATGCAAAGTATTTAGCATATCTGAATAGGATAAACAAATTAAAAAAAGTCGATAAAATTATTAGTAATATAGTGAAAGGTCTAGTACAAATAGAAGATGATTTAGAAAATGGGAATTTAGAAAAAGCTGTTAATTTAACTCCAAGTTTATTAAAAGGTTTTTCCAGTATAGACAGAACTATAATGTCCTTTACAACAGAACCTAATACAAATATATATGATAGTACAAATAAAATTAGAGAAGGATTCTCTAATTTAGTATATGCTTATGAGAACAGTAATTTAGCGAATGCAAAAGAAACTGTTGATTATCAACTAGTACCAAATTTTCAAGAACTAAGCTCTAAAATACAAGAAATTTTGAGAGAAAATGAACATTGTTAA
- the fliW gene encoding flagellar assembly protein FliW: MKITSPHFGEIEVNEDKIITFPTGLIGFSDCKRYLLLEGEQGTPFWYLQSVEQEDLFFVMIDPTNFFEDYQIEPSSQDLAAIDLKESENAVILTLVTVPEQDIKSATVNLKGPVIINPDRRLGKQIVLHPSDYTTKHPLFNDQGTKARGAV; encoded by the coding sequence ATGAAAATAACTAGTCCTCATTTTGGGGAAATAGAAGTAAATGAAGACAAGATTATAACCTTTCCTACAGGTTTAATTGGATTTTCCGACTGCAAGAGATATCTTCTCTTGGAAGGTGAACAGGGAACTCCCTTTTGGTACTTACAATCAGTGGAACAGGAAGATCTGTTCTTTGTAATGATAGATCCTACCAACTTTTTCGAAGATTATCAGATAGAACCTAGCAGCCAAGACCTGGCTGCTATAGATCTCAAAGAATCTGAAAATGCCGTGATCTTGACTTTAGTTACAGTACCAGAACAAGATATCAAAAGTGCTACAGTCAATCTAAAAGGACCTGTAATTATAAATCCCGACAGGCGTTTAGGTAAGCAGATAGTATTACATCCATCGGACTATACCACTAAACATCCCTTATTCAATGATCAGGGAACCAAAGCGAGAGGTGCAGTCTGA